In one Zalophus californianus isolate mZalCal1 chromosome 10, mZalCal1.pri.v2, whole genome shotgun sequence genomic region, the following are encoded:
- the ZNF174 gene encoding zinc finger protein 174 has protein sequence MAAKMEITLSSQSHIQASNKPERHIITKLEDRRGPTLQKDRPDPELSRQSFRRFCYQEVSGPQEALSRLQQLCRQWLQPELHTKEQILELLVLEQFLNILPPEIQARVRHRCPMSSKEIVTLVEDFQRAAKRPKQWVAVCMQGQKVLLEKTGSQLGEQELPDFQLQTPRRYPRESSLEEPSQAGSQDQLSSHHWEKSPLFQEPSPKLAGTEAPRMKSDNKENPQPEGAKGGKPCAVSPGRSKGNGLQSPEPRGANMNEPRLSRRQVSPPNAQKPFTHYQRHCRELEYISSPLKSHPLRELKKSKGSKRSLSSRLQRLGHQPTRSAKKPYKCDDCGKSFTWNSELKRHKRVHTGERPYTCGECGNCFGRQSTLKLHQRIHTGEKPYQCSQCGKSFRQSSNLHQHHRLHHGD, from the exons ATGGCGGCTAAGATGGAGATAACTTTGAGCTCGCAGTCCCACATTCAGGCTTCCAACAAGCCAGAGAGACACATAATAACAAAGCTGGAAGACAGACGGGGACCCACTCTGCAAAAAGACCGCCCCGATCCTGAGCTCTCCCGTCAGAGCTTTCGACGGTTTTGTTATCAAGAGGTGTCTGGACCCCAAGAGGCACTCTCCCGGCTCCAGCAGCTCTGCCGGCAGTGGCTGCAGCCCGAGCTGCACACGAAGGAACAGATTTTGGAGCTGCTAGTGCTGGAGCAGTTCCTGAACATCCTGCCTCCGGAGATCCAGGCTCGGGTCAGGCATCGATGTCCAATGAGCAGCAAGGAGATTGTGACCCTGGTGGAAGATTTTCAAAGAGCAGCCAAGAGACCAAAGCAGTGG GTGGCCGTTTGTATGCAGGGGCAGAAGGTGCTCTTGGAGAAGACTGGATCTCAGCTTGGAGAACAGGAACTGCCAGACTTTCAACTGCAAACTCCTAGGAGGTATCCCAGGGAGAGCTCTCTGGAGGAGCCATCCCAGGCAGGATCTCAAGATCAGCTGAGCTCTCATCATTGGGAAAAATCCCCGCTCTTTCAGGAACCAAGCCCCAAATTGGCTGGCACAG AGGCCCCCAGAATGAAAAGTGACAACAAGGAAAATCCACAGCCAGAGGGGGCTAAAGGAGGAAAGCCATGTGCAGTGTCCCCTGGCAGATCCAAAGGGAATGGTCTGCAGAGTCCTGAACCGAGAGGGGCGAATATGAATGAACCCCGGTTGTCACGGAGGCAGGTCAGCCCCCCGAATGCTCAGAAGCCATTCACTCACTACCAGAGACATTGCAGGGAACTGGAATACATCAGCAGCCCCCTGAAAAGCCACCCACTGAGAGAgctgaagaaaagcaaaggaagcaaAAGGAGCCTGAGCAGTCGTTTGCAGCGTCTTGGTCACCAGCCAACCCGCTCAGCAAAGAAGCCTTACAAATGTGATGACTGTGGGAAAAGCTTCACGTGGAATTCAGAGCTGAAAAGACACAAGCGTGTACACACAGGGGAGAGGCCCTACACATGCGGAGAATGTGGGAACTGCTTTGGGCGCCAGTCAACCCTGAAACTGCACCAGAGGATCCACACCGGGGAGAAGCCATACCAGTGCAGCCAGTGTGGGAAAAGCTTTCGCCAGAGCTCAAACCTCCACCAGCACCACAGACTCCACCATGGGGACTGA